TCACTTCCTACAACAGCAAACtaactataattttaattaattttatttattatttttatttttattaaatatatatgtataacataatataaatataaaaaatatataaataaaatatacatataaataactCAATATTTGCTATGTTAATACATTGTACACAAtgttgataaaaatgtataacacatcattttaaaaaatattgatgaaatttaaaaacgtATAAACTAAGTACTTTTTATTAACCACAacatttgttttcttaaactttACAACTTCTTGTTGTCATTTTAATTTGGATATATAGATACGATTGTGTAATATAATTCCATGATAATATACGATATAGAGTTAAGAGAAGCAAACAATATCGCTTAATtaacgttatttatattttctgtaaacATCTCTATAAAAAGcttaaattagatattatgCTGCAATACAATTTCagaattaaaactttgttgGAAGTATTCAATAATActcagaataataaatttctttcgccagtatatagaataacaattaaagtgatttaaatcgaccgtgactggcaatatataacgtcttttcgatatgaacattgaaaaactgtgagccaacttggtttgtcggattcacacagcactttttcggatcaatcatcgagacattattaattttgaccatggttttggtcagttgatgtaatttctaaattaaatagtttttaaattttattgcgaaaaatattaccccagccagggtttgaacctggaacctcccgtataccgtgcgggtgtcttgccaattcgaccactgaggctgtagtaatatttatcgcaataacaactataagatggagcaccgattcttaggtcgacggtgtataataaacagaataataaatttctttcgccagtatatagaataacaattaaagtgatttaaatcgaccgtgactggcaatatataacgtcttttcgatatgaacattgaaaaactgtgagccaacttggtttgtcggattcacacagcactttttcggatcaatcatcgagacattattaattttgaccatggttttggtcagttgatgtaatttctaaattaaatagtttttaaattttattgcgaaaaatattaccccagccagggtttgaacctggaacctcccgtataccgtgcgggtgtcttgccaattcgaccactgaggctgtagtaatatttatcgcaataacaactataagatggagcaccgattcttaggtcgacggtgtataataaacagaataataaatttctttcgccagtatatagaataacaattaaagtgatttaaatcgaccgtgactggcaatatataacgtcttttcgatatgaacattgaaaaactgtgagccaacttggtttgtcggattcacacagcacttttttccggatcaatcatcgagacattattaattttgaccatggttTTTGGTggttttttcaatgttcatatcgaaaagacgttatatattgccagtcacggtcgatttaaattacttaattgttattctatatactggcgaaagaaatttattattctgtttattatacaccgtcgacctagaaatcggtgctccatcttatagttgttattgcgataaatattactacagcctcagtggtcgaattggcaagacacccgcacggtatacgggaggttccaggttcaaaccctggctggggtaatatttttcgcaataaaatttaaaaactatttaatttagaaattacatcaactgaccaaaaccatggtcaaaattaataatgtctcgatgattaatccgaaaaagtgctgtgtgaatccgacaaaccaagttggctcacagtttttcaatgttcatatcgaaaagacgttatatattgccagtcacggtcgatttaaatcactttaattgttattctatatactggcgaaagaaatttattattctgtttattatacaccgtcgacctagaaatcggtgctccatcttatagttgttattgcgataaatattactacagcctcagtggtcgaattggcaagacacccgcacggtatacgggaggttccaggttcaaaccctggctggggtaatatttttcgcaataaaatttaaaaactatttaatttagaaattacatcaactgacccaaaccatggtcaaaattaataatgtctcgatgattgatccgaaaaaagtgctgtgtgaatccgacaaaccaagttggctcacagtttttcaatgttcatatcgaaaagacgttatatattgccagtcacggtcgatttaaatcactttaattgttattcaatAATACTCCAGGTAATCAATGTATTATCTTTACTATTCACTTTTAAGtacaattatcaaattattgcATACGGTTTTTAGATATGTTGCAATTTGAAAATGATCTGCCGAAACACTTGCGGATACGCTAGATGAACGTACAAGaactaatgaaaaatatttcaagatgtaaaatataagaatataatttatttaatttttgtcagATATTCgtgatgagagagagagagagagagagagagagagatctaaaaaatattagataaaatGTTAGATATAGTGTATAATAGATAGTATTACATTATCTAAACgtgattgaataaaaataacagcAGAAAAACCACTTCACTTTATCGAAACCCTCGAAATATTCCTAGAATTGTCACAAGGACATGTTCCGATAAGAAGTAACGAGAATTATGATACGCACTTTTGCGAACTTTGAAAAATGACTGCTATATTAATGCTTAAGGAATTTAAGTATGCTATTGTCTGTCATTATCTGCATTtagatattaatgatatttttggcAATTTAgatattactgatatttttttagcgGTTCTAGAGATACATGTTAGTATcggtattattaaattgattatcaatttaataatgtaattgtaCAATTCTAGCTTCTAAAGAGACTACGTTTTAAAGGGAACCGTACACGATCACACAGTAATACTGTCAGTACTAAAAAATACTGATAGTATTATTGATCGTGTGTGGGCAAGAATGCTGGAATGAACAGAGGTAATGAAAAAGATtcgaatattttgatatttgagCATCAGTATTGGTAGTACTGTAAGTATTACTGATAGTGTGAAGTTGCGCATCATTATTTCAATCAATATAACAGCTATTGGGCAAGCTGAAGGAGCTTTTATGCCTTGCGACGAAGATTTCGAGCAGCCAGATAGCAATAAATTGCGTAATTTTATTGAACATACGAATATTTACCAGAACTGTGAGATGCATCAAATCCAAcgtatatgaataaaataaaaagaaatgcagcactcaataaaattgaaagagagagatgatATTCGCTTGGCAAAATATATGACACACAGTCTTTAATAATACAGTTTGACAATTGATAATacattatctacaataatttaGTCTCCTACAACACagatacacatatacatatatacacacacacaacagaaataatataaatttcgttaaaaaacACAGTTATCTTTTTAGTcaacaaaattacatttaaatctaaagataataaaatttcacaaaaattacaaataaaaattctaaacgtcaaatatataactataataatgaaatatataattatagtacagaaaataataaaaagaagttaTTATAAACACATATAGGAAACACATTTATACGATTGGAATTATATGAAAGTTAACgaaatttaacatttgtaaTCAAATCAacacttataataaaattacgttgtatgcatatataataaattttattttataagatttatataaagttatatacgAGTTATATGCATCGGAGAGaacaatgttataaaaaatttcttgtagaattaaattataaaaatgtgatttttcaAAGCGTTCTCCATTGCGATTAACTTTTCTTGTTGCTTATTCAAAACAATCATCATCTTTTCATGATCTGACAGTTGatttttatcagaaataatACGTTTAGCTTGTTGAATTATATCAGGATCCATTTCCATAATAGGCCAATGCTCATCACGATTTATCGAATTGTTACGAACGTAATATCTGTCGTCGTGAATGTCCAGATCGTCACACACGACGGTAATCTTaccgttttttaaataatacggaaataaaagaattctgTTGATGAAGAAGCTTAAAGGATTCCATCGTAAAAAACGCGTTTTTTTGCGGCAGAACCAATTGAGCCAACTGAACGGTTCGCCGAATGCTATGTCTTCAAGATAGATGATTAGGCGTACTCGGGAGATGAGTCCGATCAGTTCAGCTCTAGACAAGATTTCATTGGTATCACTGACTGCTAGACCGTTAAGcagattaattaatacaatggCGATGAGGAAGACAAACAGCACAAACACAATGTGGCTGCAAATGGGATATGAGACAAACGAAATATCGTTAGAATTGAATTCGCCAGTGATCATGATGATAGTTTGGAAGAACGATTGTCTGGGATCGGAGAAATTCTTGCTGTTCTTGAAAAGTATATGGAAAGCCAGGGCAAACGCGGCAATGAGGAACATATATGGAAACAGTAAACACACGTAATCGAGAGAAACTGTACAAAACATTTCAAAGCTGGCGGACATTTTCGGATGTTGGGAGATCAGAGTTATCATCTGCACGGCGGACAATATGATTACAACGACGCCACTCCATAATCCTGCACCAAACAACAAAATGGGGGTAAATATAAGCAGCACAATCTGTGGCCAGTTCTTCCAATCCAACATGTAACGGCAACGACAGCAGGCCCATTGGAAGAACTCCCGAATGGTGAAAAGTAACCAAAATACCAAAACACAGGTCCACAGAAAACTGTCCGGATAGCAGCGAATTAGGAGAGTATTTCCCAAAGCTATGTCAAAACTATTATTGGCTATTGGCGTTCCGCTATCGTTCGGAGAACTTCCATAAGTCATGCTCAGGATATAGGCATTCAGCAGAATGTAGAATGTCACATAAAAGAGAAGATTGGAGTACAAGATGTGCCGTATCTTGAACCACTTGAGATAGAGAAAGGACGAAAGCAACGGATGTTTCAGCAGGTGCTTGAGATTTTTGTGACGTGCGATGTATAAAAACACTTCCATCTCGCGAGTCGGCCGGTGAGTTGTATTCTGTTCCGCGAAAATGTTCTGCGGCATCAAGCAACGATAGTCGAACTCGATTACGTCTTCGTTCGTTTGAGCCCTTATCTCCTTCAAGCAGTCGTCGAAGTAGTCCGATAACGTGCCCACCGGGATGTCTATAATGGGCGGTATGTTGAACTTGTTTATATGTCCGATGTAACTTCCTCGTTTGAGAAGCAAACTCATTGCTTTGCGATTATCTGCTCTGGCCGCGTAATGCAGCGGCGTGTTACCTTTATcttcaaaattagaaattatagaaaCCTATGTGAACCTGGCACCCgactttcgaaaaattaattttttttacggaaaacgttagcatttcgtttgtagtaacaaaaatttcgtttgtagttcaatacattaaaaattataaacatttaaaaaatgactcGCACCCCACtttgaaatatctcaaattcgcttgcgccatcttcttcagaattgtttgtagttgtttgtagtgttttttttttcgtttgtagttgaaccgtttaaaagttacaacaatttaaaaaaataaataagaccTAACTTTGTCATTTGTCgaaatatctcaaatccggttgcgccatcttcttcagaatcgtttgtagttgttcgtctcaacattaatttcaaaatcgaAGTTCCGtttttttgcaattgtttaaataatcgtGTCTTGTGAACGGtgcaactacaaacaaaaGGAAAATCACTACAATCAACTAGAAACGATTCCACATCAATTCCCGCAATCagttttaagataattaaaaaattggcaaaatcaaactttttatttattgcaaaaatatcatatcTTTCGAACAAtgcaactacaaacaaaaagaaaagcactacaaacaactgcAAACgattctgaagaagatggcacaagcggatttgagatatctcaaagtgGGGTGCGAGTcattttttaactgtttataatttttaatgtattgaactacaaacgaaatttttgttactacaaacaactacaaacgaaatgctaacgttttccgtaaaaaaattaatttttcgaaagtcGGGTGCCAGGTTCACATAGGTATTATAGAATACAATCAGAACGAATCTGTAATATAGAGTTTTTAGACAGAGTAGTCtcgaaaaaattgagaaataatatatttatgttgaaAAGACTATTGTTTCTGTTATTTATGACATTTCATACTCACTGTCAGTGCAACGGACATCCACGTTATTCTGTTCCAGAATTAATTCCAGACACTTTAGCAGATTCGACGTATTGTCGACTCCTTGTTTTCCTGGCACTCCCAGCTCCGCGCAGACGATCAGAATCAAATTGTTGGCCATCTCGGGTTCCACCTTCAGCAATTCCCCAAGAATAACATGATGACCATTCTGAGCGGCCACACGTGCGGCTTTTATCACGTTCAAGTCCTTTCCTCCAAATCTCTTTAAAATTGCCGTCACTGCTTGTTGAAAGGTATGTTGCGCGGACATCGTTAGCAGATTCTCGGCCATCCAAAGAGGAATCTCTCCCTGGAAGTCCTTCATACATTTCAGGAAGTTTGTCTCGTCTCCGTCGTTTAGATAGTATTTGAGATCTTGCGCGTTTACTTCCCAATTTTCGTTTTTGAACGGTAATTTTTCCGACAGTTCCTCTTCCATTTCCGGGAACTTTTGCTTGATTACCTCTCGCGTCGTCTGGTCATTGTAATCTTTATACCTGTCCACTTCCAGACAGTGTGCGTACTTATCCAGCATCATCTTCACCATGTTGCGTTGGCCCTTTATTGCCGCCAGGTGAAGGGCTGTTAGGTTCTTATTGTTGAGTATTCTGGCGCTCGCGCCCTTCTCCAGCAACAGATCGGCACATCTCAGGTCATTTTTTTCAACCGCGATGTGCAGAGCGGTCCGCTGTTCCACCTCCAGATCTAGATCTATAGTGTGTTGCGCTAATAATATTGCCAAAGTATCTATGTGTCCGCCTTTAGCAGCGAAATGAATGGGAGCGCAATTATGTATCTCGTTCACTCTATTTATTTCTGCTCCTTTGCATAATAAGAACTGGACAAACTCCGTTAGGCCCTCCCTACTGGCTATATCGAGATACGTGTTTTCGGTGATGGGGTCGACATATCTGACGATTGTAACGGCTGGTTCCTTTTCCAACATTTTCTTCACAATCTGTTCGAAAGATTGAAAGTCCTTGCGTCCTATGGCGCCTAACAGAAGCTTATGAAGATTTTGCATGGTGTTTGGAGGAAGGTTGTTGCTGATTAATAAGTTCTGCCTTTCAATCGCTCCGTAATGTATTTTGATATCTAAAAGTGAAGCATGAATtagaatattaacaattaatcaattattttatgaagtgatataataatgtatttatttattctgttaaaagttaaaacaattttattctccTTACAATTAGCTTTTCTCTCAACTTATTTCTACAACGTTTTCCTCATTCACGCCTCACATTTACACACGCAAcatcatattttaatacttctaTAATTGCCACTCATGCTTGTCTCACAGCGTGCTCGTTTCTTCGTTCGTTTCATCTCCGTTTAAGTTAGGTAACTGCACGCGTATCTATCTTTGCGATTACCCTTTGCGTTTCTAGATATATCTAGATAtatctatctctctccctccctccttcttttttcctctctctcctcctccttctccttctcctttcccttctttctttcttattcctttttaatttttgttctttctttaattctctcttttttccagtttaccttctctttttctgttaCTCTCTCCAATTCTCTAGTTTATTTCTATTCAGTTCTATGCTACAGCATTTGCATATTTCGTATTAGCTGTTCCTTCTATATCCTCCCAAACCCTGTATCTTTTCCGTATAATATAGTCAAACTTAAAGTTTTTCCGTACATTTAacacaatatcttttttttctttctcctaaTGTTTTCCCTTTCATAGCACTTTGAAATCCGAATTTAGCCCTTCTTCATCTACTACCTATCTATTCGATTTTTTAGATATTCCgatattctttttctcccgtatcatctattatatattttaaacgatttatcttttcttattatctttccttacttttttgtttcttttaaatttctttttccctctatactaatttttcacaaatcaagttttatctatttctccTGCCATCCATTctcgattaaatattttttataaaaaaatatatatataatatatatataattatgtataaaatatatccatatgttttctttcttttgtataatttCTACCTTACAAAAAACAATTCtcgaatttttctcattatttgtTCTGTACATAGGAATAGAGATTATGCAAGAAAAGGAATACACatatagacatattttatatataattttatatataattttatatatatttatatgtatgtttttatataaaaaattgtttaccgACTTATTTCTCCTTCCTCCGAATCaatctcttcctctctctttcgaaAATTTCCTTCTCTTCAAGTTCTATTTTGACAAACCCTTGCTCCTTCTTATTCTGGTAAAGACAAATgcagagaaataaattaaaggaGTGGAAGGGAAAATGAGAGGTGGTCATAGAAATTCAAAAGCAAGTTAGGATTTCTATGGCCACCTCTCATTTTCCCTTCCACtcctttaatttatttctctgcATTTGTCTTTACCATGTATCCTGTAATGTTCTCCAGGGTACTTCCATCATCCTACCAatgtaattttgaaacttGCGCATGTTTTGCACGACCCTAAAAAGACACaacagataatatattatttttgcaatattaagcacaattattacaattagcaCATGTGTATTATTTCAGTCTCGTAGCACTTCACTTACAGTCTAGATAAAGCAAATTAGAATAAAGGATCACAATATAGTCCAACTGGCAAGAAGCAAGTCGAAATATTCGTGAATAACTCCCGTGCGAGTAAGAAcgcgattaaaatatatatatctggtTTGCAGTACACACAATTTTATACTTGGAATAACTCCGGACAAGCCCATGGCAGTGATAGTGCGACCGCACACGGAAGCGACTGATACAGTTTGTATTGATAACGTTCGAGCGGTTCGAGAGTATAATtcagtatataatatttgaacttaattattcctttattcgtagatatcgaaaaatatcgaaaaagagataatttgTATATCGATATACAGCACTAATAAAACTCATTAccaattaatacaattatcatTACTCATTAACAATAGATACTAtcaatgtatattaataataatgattaaatattatttaattaaacagtttttaaatagtttGTAATTAATACTACGATTTTTTCCGATATAACTGTCTTGAGAACTACTGGAACAGATGTTTCtcgtaataaatattgctTTACATGCAATTCGTTAACGGCAATTCGCCAGTATATTGGGATGTACGTACGATACCTTGAATACATCACCAAGATA
Above is a genomic segment from Temnothorax longispinosus isolate EJ_2023e unplaced genomic scaffold, Tlon_JGU_v1 HiC_scaffold_74, whole genome shotgun sequence containing:
- the LOC139824983 gene encoding transient receptor potential cation channel protein painless-like, translated to MQNLHKLLLGAIGRKDFQSFEQIVKKMLEKEPAVTIVRYVDPITENTYLDIASREGLTEFVQFLLCKGAEINRVNEIHNCAPIHFAAKGGHIDTLAILLAQHTIDLDLEVEQRTALHIAVEKNDLRCADLLLEKGASARILNNKNLTALHLAAIKGQRNMVKMMLDKYAHCLEVDRYKDYNDQTTREVIKQKFPEMEEELSEKLPFKNENWEVNAQDLKYYLNDGDETNFLKCMKDFQGEIPLWMAENLLTMSAQHTFQQAVTAILKRFGGKDLNVIKAARVAAQNGHHVILGELLKVEPEMANNLILIVCAELGVPGKQGVDNTSNLLKCLELILEQNNVDVRCTDNKGNTPLHYAARADNRKAMSLLLKRGSYIGHINKFNIPPIIDIPVGTLSDYFDDCLKEIRAQTNEDVIEFDYRCLMPQNIFAEQNTTHRPTREMEVFLYIARHKNLKHLLKHPLLSSFLYLKWFKIRHILYSNLLFYVTFYILLNAYILSMTYGSSPNDSGTPIANNSFDIALGNTLLIRCYPDSFLWTCVLVFWLLFTIREFFQWACCRCRYMLDWKNWPQIVLLIFTPILLFGAGLWSGVVVIILSAVQMITLISQHPKMSASFEMFCTVSLDYVCLLFPYMFLIAAFALAFHILFKNSKNFSDPRQSFFQTIIMITGEFNSNDISFVSYPICSHIVFVLFVFLIAIVLINLLNGLAVSDTNEILSRAELIGLISRVRLIIYLEDIAFGEPFSWLNWFCRKKTRFLRWNPLSFFINRILLFPYYLKNGKITVVCDDLDIHDDRYYVRNNSINRDEHWPIMEMDPDIIQQAKRIISDKNQLSDHEKMMIVLNKQQEKLIAMENALKNHIFII